The following are encoded together in the Lactuca sativa cultivar Salinas chromosome 1, Lsat_Salinas_v11, whole genome shotgun sequence genome:
- the LOC128126048 gene encoding uncharacterized protein LOC128126048, protein MEAWNRLRNIFQVNKISSVVTLEVEFSNTIMENFPNVSAYCQRLKSLVDQLKNVGAPTRYTLTLEEESFTKGVATWLESSMVTSLQSEDSFVPKSNLDHMHNRGKQSGNWKTGRKSSNDGGCGSGMGQGSSGGSRGSTQ, encoded by the exons ATGGAAGCTTGGAATAGGTTACGAAACATATTCCAAGTCAACAAGATTTCCAGTGTGGTTACCCTTGAAGTTGAGTTCTCCAATACCATAATGGAGAATTTTCCTAATGTTTCGGCTTACTGCCAACGCCTCAAGTCTCTTGTCGATCAGCTAAAGAATGTTGGTGCTCCT ACTCGTTATACGTTAACTCTTGAGGAAGAGAGTTTCACTAAGGGGGTTGCTACATGGTTAGAATCTTCCATGGTCACATCCTTGCAATCAGAGGATTCCTTTGTTCCCAAGTCCAACTTGGATCACATGCATAACAGGGGGAAGCAATCTGGAAATTGGAAAACTGGCCGAAAATCAAGCAACGATGGAGGTTGTGGTTCCGGTATGGGTCAAGGCAGTAGTGGTGGAAGTCGTGGAAGTACACAATAG